Proteins found in one Haloferax litoreum genomic segment:
- a CDS encoding ABC transporter permease, with amino-acid sequence MAADTQPDAGTTERFEDVEWDELGGLGLPRRTQVLVVTALAYVVTVAYDVFVTDDALLSGTNWLFVLTLLVGAFFVVWPLVENRRLTAYYWRRFKKNRAAVVSAVYLIVVFVVGTFGPLVLAKPELNVLAAYQPPMFLSVDSAVPTTCVGQTADGLCHGTWQYPLGTTSDGKGIAKLVVFGMRVSMQVGLVTMLIVVSIGTAVGTSAAYFSGLVDEVLMRYVDIQQTFPTFFLFLIVTYLFKPSLFLLITIFGFLGWGGIARLVRSEALQRREESYIRAAENAGASDGWIIRRHLMPNVSNTVITAATLLIPSFILFEATFAFLGLTDPSTPSWGQVIASGRGDLDSAWWIATIPGVFLFFTVLAFNFVGDALRDALDPRSEGEA; translated from the coding sequence ATGGCAGCCGATACGCAACCCGACGCGGGCACCACCGAACGATTCGAGGACGTGGAGTGGGACGAACTGGGCGGACTCGGCCTGCCGCGGCGAACGCAAGTTCTCGTCGTGACCGCACTGGCCTACGTCGTCACCGTCGCCTACGACGTGTTCGTGACAGACGACGCCCTCTTGTCGGGGACGAACTGGTTGTTCGTCCTCACGTTGCTCGTCGGGGCGTTCTTCGTCGTCTGGCCGTTGGTCGAAAACCGTCGGTTGACGGCGTACTACTGGCGACGATTCAAGAAGAACCGCGCCGCAGTCGTGAGCGCCGTGTACCTCATCGTCGTCTTCGTCGTCGGGACGTTCGGGCCGTTGGTGCTGGCGAAACCAGAGTTGAACGTCCTCGCGGCGTACCAACCGCCAATGTTCCTCAGCGTCGATTCGGCCGTGCCCACGACGTGTGTCGGCCAGACTGCCGACGGACTGTGCCACGGTACGTGGCAGTACCCACTCGGGACGACGAGCGACGGGAAGGGCATCGCCAAACTCGTCGTCTTCGGGATGCGCGTGAGTATGCAGGTCGGACTGGTCACGATGCTCATCGTCGTGAGTATCGGGACTGCTGTCGGAACGTCTGCCGCGTACTTCTCTGGCCTCGTCGACGAGGTGTTGATGCGCTACGTCGATATCCAGCAGACGTTCCCGACGTTCTTCTTGTTCCTCATCGTGACCTACCTGTTCAAGCCGAGTCTCTTCTTGCTCATCACGATATTCGGCTTCCTCGGGTGGGGCGGTATCGCCAGACTGGTACGCTCTGAAGCGCTCCAACGGCGCGAGGAGTCGTACATCCGCGCCGCCGAGAACGCCGGTGCGTCGGACGGATGGATTATCCGCCGTCACCTGATGCCGAACGTGTCGAACACGGTCATCACAGCGGCGACGCTCCTCATCCCGTCGTTCATCCTCTTCGAAGCGACGTTCGCGTTCCTCGGACTGACCGACCCCTCGACGCCGTCGTGGGGACAGGTCATCGCGTCCGGTCGTGGTGACCTCGATAGCGCGTGGTGGATTGCGACCATCCCGGGTGTGTTCCTGTTCTTCACGGTGCTGGCGTTCAACTTCGTCGGCGACGCGTTGCGGGACGCACTCGACCCGCGTTCGGAGGGTGAGGCATGA
- a CDS encoding winged helix-turn-helix domain-containing protein: MDGSVPSNELLDVLGDTEARALLVALRRESQSAKELGEAAGLSLPTVYRRLDRLSEFGLVTSTTEVRSDGTHYRQYECTFDRTTVSLTPDGFRVNLSLDDGTFLHERTNADDD; this comes from the coding sequence ATGGATGGAAGCGTACCGAGCAACGAACTACTCGACGTCCTCGGAGACACCGAGGCGAGGGCGTTGCTCGTCGCCCTACGTCGAGAGTCGCAGTCGGCAAAAGAACTCGGGGAGGCAGCCGGCCTCTCGCTTCCAACAGTCTACCGTCGTCTCGACCGGTTGAGTGAGTTCGGCCTCGTCACGTCCACCACCGAAGTTCGGTCGGACGGCACCCACTACCGGCAGTACGAGTGTACCTTCGACCGGACGACTGTCTCACTGACTCCGGACGGATTCCGCGTGAATCTCTCGCTGGACGACGGTACGTTCCTCCACGAGCGAACGAACGCAGACGACGACTGA
- the mbhE gene encoding hydrogen gas-evolving membrane-bound hydrogenase subunit E: MQPTPEVVLAVVFLPFLAAAFTPAVYRLLGERTAYFAAAVALVTLGLVTDQYLAGAHGTVSFDWIPSLGISLAFYVDGLALLIAFLASGVGVLILTYSGGYMHGEPGQAKYYATLLAFMGSMLGVALAGDLVALFVFWELTSLSSFILIGHYTGEEASQYAARKSMLITVSGGLFMLVGFVLLVWASGQTAAIEGTTYSIPLLIEHADAIREVLTASALLVPVLVLVGLGAATKSAQVPFHVWLPNAMEAPTPVSAFLHSATMVKAGVYLVGRFRPLFLPEEAAVLGDWTLVFAVLGLLTMTVAAILAVSATDIKELLAYSTASHLGLIIGAFGFANTYGAEAGAFHILNHASFKAALFLVAGIIAHEAGTRQIEKLGGLRKHLPITAVIAVVASLSMAGFPPFNGFYSKELLFEATYYAAEEMGGVAWVFPAVAVFGSIFTFLYSIKFASLFFGDEPDGLGHVHRPPVAMLVPPAILGALVLAISAAPNFFINALIGEVYGSVVPGEAHSFSVHFPTELTPYVIMSIITIAVGAIAFPFYDRIHDAINAILRGPVRANWWYDNFVEGLTTTSVAVTPKIQTGLLRTYAAWGFLGFVALALGGYAAAGVSMPAFDGLSVSIPIVLVLLVALVGAFAVDVAPSHVAGVLTLSIVGFMVAIFYILADAPDLALTQLVVETLVLVIFLLVLDRLPAFYGDAPDRLVSLRDGVLSVAVGATVFFTVLLSTDASPDPLLKEFFVARAGVPAEHGPFFTDFGGGSNIVNVILVDFRGFDTMGEISVVVMASLAILTLIRMRGRGEAQ, encoded by the coding sequence GTGCAACCCACACCGGAAGTCGTCCTCGCAGTCGTCTTCCTGCCGTTTCTCGCCGCGGCGTTCACCCCGGCCGTCTATCGGTTGCTGGGCGAACGCACGGCGTACTTCGCGGCGGCCGTCGCGTTGGTCACACTCGGCCTCGTGACGGACCAGTATCTCGCGGGGGCGCATGGAACCGTCTCGTTCGATTGGATTCCCTCGCTCGGCATCTCGCTGGCGTTCTACGTAGACGGGTTGGCGCTTCTCATCGCCTTCCTCGCCAGCGGCGTCGGCGTGCTCATCCTCACCTACTCTGGGGGCTACATGCACGGCGAACCGGGCCAGGCGAAATACTACGCGACGTTGTTGGCGTTCATGGGTTCGATGCTCGGGGTGGCCCTCGCGGGTGACCTCGTCGCCCTGTTCGTCTTCTGGGAACTGACGAGTCTCTCGTCGTTCATCCTCATCGGCCACTACACCGGCGAGGAAGCGTCTCAGTACGCCGCTCGGAAGTCGATGCTCATCACAGTCTCCGGTGGACTGTTCATGCTCGTCGGCTTCGTCCTCCTCGTCTGGGCCTCGGGCCAGACGGCGGCCATCGAGGGGACGACCTACAGCATCCCTCTCCTCATCGAGCACGCGGATGCTATCCGTGAGGTGCTGACGGCATCTGCGCTCCTCGTCCCCGTCCTCGTCCTCGTCGGACTCGGCGCGGCGACGAAGTCCGCGCAGGTCCCGTTCCACGTGTGGCTTCCGAACGCGATGGAGGCACCGACGCCGGTTTCGGCGTTCCTCCACTCCGCGACGATGGTCAAGGCGGGTGTCTATCTCGTCGGTCGTTTCCGTCCGCTCTTCCTCCCCGAAGAGGCGGCGGTCCTCGGCGACTGGACGCTCGTCTTCGCCGTCCTCGGTCTGTTGACGATGACCGTCGCGGCCATCCTCGCGGTGAGTGCGACGGACATCAAGGAACTGCTCGCGTACTCTACCGCGTCTCACCTCGGACTCATCATCGGCGCGTTCGGCTTCGCCAACACGTACGGCGCCGAGGCCGGCGCGTTCCACATCCTGAACCACGCGAGTTTCAAAGCGGCGCTCTTCCTCGTGGCCGGCATCATCGCCCACGAGGCCGGTACCAGACAAATCGAGAAACTCGGGGGACTTCGGAAGCACCTCCCGATAACGGCGGTCATCGCCGTCGTCGCCTCGTTGTCGATGGCTGGCTTCCCGCCGTTCAACGGGTTCTACTCGAAGGAACTCCTGTTCGAAGCGACCTACTACGCCGCCGAAGAGATGGGCGGTGTCGCGTGGGTGTTCCCCGCCGTCGCGGTGTTCGGGAGCATCTTCACGTTCCTCTACTCCATCAAATTCGCCTCGCTGTTCTTCGGCGACGAACCAGATGGACTGGGACACGTCCACCGACCGCCGGTCGCGATGCTCGTCCCACCAGCCATCCTCGGTGCCCTCGTCCTCGCCATCTCGGCAGCACCGAATTTCTTCATTAACGCGCTCATCGGCGAGGTGTACGGCAGCGTCGTTCCCGGCGAGGCGCACTCGTTCTCGGTGCACTTTCCCACGGAACTGACGCCGTACGTCATCATGAGTATCATCACCATCGCCGTTGGTGCCATCGCCTTCCCGTTCTACGACCGCATCCACGACGCGATTAACGCGATACTCCGTGGACCGGTCCGCGCGAACTGGTGGTACGACAACTTTGTCGAGGGGCTGACGACGACCAGTGTCGCAGTCACGCCCAAGATACAGACCGGACTCCTCCGCACGTATGCGGCGTGGGGCTTCCTCGGGTTCGTCGCGCTTGCACTGGGTGGCTACGCCGCCGCGGGCGTGTCGATGCCGGCATTCGACGGCCTCAGCGTGTCGATTCCCATCGTACTCGTCCTCTTGGTCGCACTCGTCGGAGCGTTCGCCGTCGACGTCGCACCCTCGCACGTCGCGGGCGTGTTGACACTCTCTATCGTCGGGTTCATGGTTGCAATCTTCTACATCCTCGCCGATGCACCGGACCTCGCGCTGACGCAACTCGTCGTCGAGACGCTCGTGTTGGTCATCTTCCTGCTCGTCTTGGACCGCCTGCCGGCGTTCTACGGCGACGCACCTGACCGACTCGTCTCGCTCCGCGACGGCGTCCTCTCCGTCGCAGTCGGTGCGACGGTGTTCTTCACCGTCCTCCTCTCGACGGACGCGTCGCCGGACCCACTCCTGAAGGAGTTCTTCGTCGCCCGTGCGGGCGTTCCGGCGGAACACGGCCCGTTCTTCACCGACTTCGGTGGCGGGTCGAACATCGTCAACGTCATCCTCGTCGACTTCCGCGGGTTCGATACCATGGGTGAGATTTCGGTGGTCGTGATGGCGTCGCTCGCCATCTTGACCCTGATTCGGATGCGTGGCCGAGGTGAGGCCCAATGA
- a CDS encoding MnhB domain-containing protein yields MSGSSGRTTVISQTVARIAVPIILVTAIALLFRGHNLPGGGFIGAVLAVAAFALVYVIFGLEFIQREILGISPDGSEQHRLVESYRWMASLGLAIAVGSSLAPLAFDFPFLTQGVLFLEHLPIYGELEVASAFAFDIGVFFAVVGGLLTIVAEVGNE; encoded by the coding sequence ATGAGTGGGTCTTCCGGGCGCACGACGGTCATCTCACAGACCGTCGCGCGCATCGCCGTCCCCATCATCCTCGTGACGGCCATCGCACTGCTCTTCCGCGGGCACAACCTGCCCGGTGGTGGATTCATCGGTGCGGTCCTCGCAGTGGCCGCCTTCGCGTTGGTGTACGTCATCTTCGGCCTCGAGTTCATCCAGCGCGAGATACTCGGCATCTCGCCCGACGGGTCGGAGCAACACCGCCTCGTCGAGAGTTATCGATGGATGGCGTCGCTCGGTCTCGCCATCGCAGTCGGGTCGAGTCTCGCACCACTCGCGTTCGACTTCCCGTTCCTCACGCAGGGTGTGCTCTTCCTTGAGCACCTGCCCATCTACGGTGAACTCGAAGTCGCCAGTGCGTTCGCCTTCGACATCGGCGTCTTCTTCGCCGTCGTCGGCGGCCTGCTCACCATCGTCGCGGAGGTCGGTAACGAATGA
- a CDS encoding complex I subunit 5 family protein: MSTLVIAPLLVALVTAIVTLLVRPSDILQRTVSLLGAVGYLGAVALLFDAVMLPLGSESGVLVYQVSNWAAPFGITLVADGLSVFMLALAGIVSLLVLVYSIASISAFGQRLSYHPLYHFMMVGVTGSFLTGDIFNLFVWFEVMLMSSYILVLFYSGREHTRAALNYVVLNLIGSAVMLVAIGGLYSTTGTLNMADMARRLADPAAYDVAVLPVLGLSAVLFSVFALKAGLAPFQFWVPAAYRAAPSPVTAMLAGVVKKVGVYAIVRLYFTIFAAASVDLAFLGISGDSVLGFFGPVMFAMAAVSIVLGGIGAVGRDDVDGILAYSSISQVGFIVLPLAVAATAPSDAVAVLGVTAALVYAFNHGLAKSLLFLASGTIQDVVGSDKLSDLGGLADRAPVLAAGFFLGALTLIGVPPISGFFGKFLVFQAAAEALAAGATGSALALAVALAGAILTIAYYTRAWNQVFWGTTTELVDAAIPSRWTLGTHSAAMTDGGDDGLEALELTTQVTVVVALAIAAIGFGIGFEAVFAAADAAAHAALDTNAYVDAVMHGPGVGMDAGTGGGH, encoded by the coding sequence ATGAGCACGCTCGTCATCGCACCGCTCCTCGTGGCCCTCGTGACAGCAATCGTGACGCTGCTCGTGCGCCCGAGCGACATACTCCAGCGAACGGTCAGTCTCCTCGGTGCCGTGGGCTACCTCGGTGCCGTGGCCCTGCTATTCGACGCGGTGATGCTTCCGCTCGGCAGCGAGTCGGGCGTCCTGGTGTATCAAGTGTCGAACTGGGCCGCACCGTTCGGCATCACGCTCGTCGCCGACGGCCTGTCGGTGTTCATGCTGGCACTCGCCGGCATCGTGTCCCTCTTGGTACTCGTCTACTCCATCGCGTCCATCAGCGCGTTCGGCCAGCGACTCAGTTACCACCCGCTGTACCACTTCATGATGGTCGGCGTGACGGGGTCGTTCCTCACCGGCGACATCTTCAACCTGTTCGTCTGGTTCGAAGTGATGCTCATGTCGAGTTACATCCTCGTCCTGTTCTACTCCGGTCGTGAGCACACGCGTGCGGCGCTCAACTACGTCGTGCTCAACCTCATCGGGAGCGCGGTGATGCTCGTCGCTATCGGTGGCCTCTACAGCACGACGGGGACGCTCAACATGGCCGACATGGCGCGACGCCTCGCCGACCCGGCAGCCTACGACGTTGCCGTCCTACCGGTGCTCGGTCTCTCGGCCGTGTTGTTCTCGGTGTTCGCGCTGAAGGCCGGCCTCGCACCCTTCCAGTTCTGGGTGCCGGCGGCCTACCGCGCCGCACCGTCGCCAGTCACCGCGATGCTCGCCGGCGTCGTCAAGAAGGTCGGTGTGTACGCCATCGTCCGTCTGTACTTCACCATCTTCGCCGCGGCGTCGGTCGACCTCGCGTTCCTCGGTATCAGCGGCGACTCTGTCCTCGGCTTCTTCGGTCCGGTCATGTTCGCCATGGCCGCGGTCAGTATCGTCCTCGGTGGCATCGGTGCCGTCGGCCGGGACGACGTGGACGGTATCCTCGCGTACTCCTCTATCAGTCAGGTCGGATTCATCGTCCTCCCACTGGCAGTGGCCGCGACGGCACCGTCCGACGCAGTCGCAGTGCTCGGCGTGACCGCAGCACTCGTGTACGCGTTCAACCACGGCCTCGCGAAGAGTCTCCTCTTCCTCGCCAGCGGTACCATCCAAGACGTCGTGGGCAGCGACAAACTCTCGGACCTCGGTGGCCTCGCCGACCGTGCGCCAGTCCTCGCGGCCGGGTTCTTCCTCGGCGCGTTGACGCTCATCGGCGTCCCACCGATTTCGGGATTCTTCGGCAAGTTCCTCGTCTTTCAGGCCGCCGCAGAGGCACTCGCCGCCGGCGCAACCGGGTCGGCACTCGCGCTCGCCGTCGCCCTCGCTGGTGCCATCCTCACCATCGCGTACTACACTCGTGCGTGGAATCAGGTGTTCTGGGGCACCACGACCGAACTCGTCGACGCAGCGATTCCGTCCCGGTGGACGCTCGGCACGCACAGCGCAGCGATGACTGACGGCGGCGACGACGGCCTCGAAGCCCTCGAACTCACCACGCAAGTGACGGTGGTCGTCGCTCTCGCCATCGCCGCTATCGGGTTCGGTATCGGCTTCGAGGCCGTGTTCGCTGCCGCCGACGCCGCGGCCCACGCCGCACTCGACACCAACGCCTACGTCGACGCCGTCATGCACGGGCCGGGCGTTGGCATGGACGCAGGCACGGGAGGTGGGCACTGA
- a CDS encoding sodium:proton antiporter: MTEVFLAGILGVLFSIGTYLVLRRDVVRVVWGITIISQSANVYLVTMGGFGGLGPILSGHGGGGPAPTDPIVQALVLTAIVIGFGTTALALVLTYRVYEEHGTIDMYELGGSR, encoded by the coding sequence ATGACCGAAGTCTTCCTCGCGGGCATCCTCGGTGTCCTCTTTAGCATCGGAACGTATCTCGTGCTTCGGCGCGACGTCGTCCGCGTCGTCTGGGGTATCACCATCATCAGTCAGTCAGCGAACGTCTACCTCGTCACCATGGGTGGGTTCGGCGGACTCGGACCCATCCTCTCCGGTCACGGCGGGGGCGGCCCAGCACCGACCGACCCAATCGTGCAGGCGTTGGTGCTCACCGCCATCGTCATCGGGTTCGGGACGACGGCACTCGCCCTCGTCTTGACCTACCGGGTGTACGAGGAACACGGAACTATCGACATGTACGAACTCGGAGGTAGCAGATGA
- a CDS encoding ABC transporter substrate-binding protein: protein MRTLGAGGVVGLAGCTQGSDDDTSTPDSESGDGGGGSDSTETPAEDLGDTLVGPDGEQVSLSMVYSTGSETTKTIAQFMQQEYGKMGIAVELTGVPFNTMLSKYAQNTYTPDDGEERTSFNAGPRDESTSQEQWDLMLGIGFNSYPRTPTAIRPFWTSEEKRQQSTVNFYGYRPSEDLAGMLDQASKETDDARRQAILANVFGILSRDQPVNFYEFSVDLNGFQQDIQGIDAGPSIGYNYQQYFRGESGGTPSVTGAYNVGDGTDAKTLNPIRINDQESSNRLATVLDGAYSLDNDNNVVPLWVESIDTDDKQNYEFTLRDNLQWGAGYGQMTADDWVYYIQEVHQAEDNWAGDVNQSDWFRNDEPIPVEKTGELSFEVQLPEIDPAFVLKPIMWGAYCLPKGLVEQYRDMEDGGNQLNQSTEIQEIAYGGNLGPYTFERWDRESVFVATRNDDYYLRDVEGYDGTPYFEEYKYQVFGEQSTRLSAFETGEVSATGIPSAKATKFEDLDSTKVIQTPNAFCSILAYNQRANGWDQLRTREVRYALSMGVNKQTIVENIDRGYAEVAHTHQPEFSEWFDDSKVEKTGVGENYGAAKAKQMLADNLSGDYGFE from the coding sequence TTGCGAACACTTGGGGCAGGGGGAGTCGTCGGACTCGCAGGGTGTACTCAGGGTTCGGACGACGATACGTCGACGCCAGACAGCGAGAGTGGTGACGGCGGTGGTGGGTCAGATTCGACCGAGACGCCGGCAGAAGACCTCGGCGACACGCTCGTCGGACCCGACGGCGAACAGGTCTCGCTCAGTATGGTCTACAGCACGGGTAGCGAGACGACCAAGACCATCGCGCAGTTCATGCAACAGGAGTACGGGAAGATGGGTATCGCCGTCGAGTTGACGGGCGTTCCGTTCAACACGATGCTGTCGAAGTACGCCCAGAACACCTACACGCCAGACGACGGCGAGGAACGAACCTCGTTCAACGCGGGTCCGCGCGACGAGTCGACGAGTCAAGAGCAGTGGGACCTCATGCTCGGCATCGGATTCAACTCGTACCCACGGACGCCGACGGCGATTCGCCCGTTCTGGACAAGCGAAGAGAAACGCCAGCAGTCGACGGTCAACTTCTACGGGTACCGCCCGAGCGAAGACCTCGCGGGGATGCTGGACCAGGCCTCGAAAGAGACGGACGACGCGAGGCGACAGGCGATTCTCGCGAACGTGTTCGGCATCCTCAGTCGTGACCAACCGGTGAACTTCTACGAGTTCTCGGTCGACCTCAACGGATTCCAACAGGACATCCAGGGTATCGACGCCGGGCCGAGTATCGGCTACAACTATCAGCAGTACTTCCGCGGTGAGTCCGGCGGCACGCCGTCAGTCACGGGCGCGTACAACGTCGGTGATGGCACCGACGCCAAGACACTCAACCCGATTCGCATCAACGACCAGGAGTCGTCGAACCGACTCGCCACGGTACTCGACGGCGCGTACTCACTCGACAACGACAACAACGTCGTCCCGTTGTGGGTCGAATCCATCGACACGGACGACAAGCAGAACTACGAATTCACCCTGCGCGACAACCTCCAGTGGGGTGCAGGCTACGGCCAGATGACCGCCGACGACTGGGTGTACTACATCCAAGAAGTCCATCAGGCCGAGGACAACTGGGCGGGCGACGTGAACCAGTCCGACTGGTTCCGCAACGACGAACCCATCCCGGTCGAGAAGACTGGCGAACTGAGCTTCGAAGTCCAACTCCCCGAAATCGACCCGGCGTTCGTCTTGAAACCAATCATGTGGGGCGCGTACTGCCTCCCGAAGGGCCTCGTCGAACAGTACCGCGATATGGAAGACGGCGGCAACCAACTCAACCAGTCGACGGAGATTCAAGAGATTGCCTACGGTGGGAACCTCGGTCCGTACACGTTCGAGCGCTGGGACCGCGAATCGGTGTTCGTCGCCACGCGCAACGACGACTACTACCTCCGCGACGTCGAGGGATACGACGGCACGCCCTACTTCGAGGAGTACAAGTATCAGGTGTTCGGCGAGCAATCGACGCGACTCTCCGCGTTCGAGACGGGCGAAGTCAGCGCGACGGGAATCCCCTCGGCGAAGGCCACGAAGTTCGAAGACCTCGATTCGACGAAGGTCATCCAGACGCCGAACGCCTTCTGTTCCATTCTCGCGTACAACCAGCGCGCGAACGGGTGGGACCAACTGCGGACCCGCGAAGTCCGCTACGCGCTCTCGATGGGCGTGAACAAACAGACTATCGTCGAGAACATCGACCGTGGCTACGCTGAAGTCGCCCACACACACCAACCCGAGTTCTCCGAGTGGTTCGACGACTCGAAGGTCGAAAAGACCGGTGTGGGCGAGAACTACGGCGCGGCGAAAGCCAAGCAGATGCTCGCCGACAACCTGTCGGGCGACTACGGATTCGAGTGA
- the hpt gene encoding hypoxanthine/guanine phosphoribosyltransferase codes for MDQLRQSLLDAPIIEKGDYEYFVHPISDGVPMLKPGLLREIVIKIIRKADLEDVDKIVTPAAMGIHISTAVSLMTDIPLVVIRKREYGLDGEVSLHQQTGYSEGDMFINDVNEGDRVLVLDDVLSTGGTMKAVLDALDHIGADVVDTVAIIKKAGPNELDDSEHHVKTLINVTVEDGEVVIVDEHGDD; via the coding sequence ATGGACCAGTTGCGGCAGTCGCTTCTCGACGCGCCAATCATCGAAAAAGGCGATTACGAATACTTCGTGCACCCGATTAGCGACGGGGTTCCGATGCTGAAACCCGGACTCCTCCGTGAAATCGTCATCAAGATTATCCGCAAGGCGGACCTCGAAGACGTCGACAAAATCGTCACCCCAGCGGCGATGGGTATCCACATCTCCACCGCCGTCTCGCTCATGACCGACATCCCACTCGTCGTCATCCGAAAGCGCGAGTACGGTCTCGACGGTGAGGTCTCTCTCCACCAGCAGACCGGGTACTCCGAGGGAGACATGTTCATCAACGACGTGAACGAAGGCGACCGCGTCCTCGTCCTCGACGACGTGCTCTCGACGGGTGGCACGATGAAGGCCGTCCTCGACGCCCTCGACCACATCGGTGCCGACGTCGTCGACACCGTGGCCATCATCAAGAAGGCCGGCCCGAACGAACTCGACGACTCGGAACACCACGTCAAGACGCTCATCAACGTGACCGTCGAAGACGGCGAAGTCGTCATCGTCGACGAACACGGCGACGACTGA
- a CDS encoding ABC transporter permease, which produces MSMHWYVARRVAWAVVATYLILSITFGLLAVAPGDGQTAFAFQAATEGGDVDEARETFDEITGRDEPLLTRYTNYMVNMATFNWGWSFTRNQPVIDAIAAAYPYSLMYAVPATLISIVFGYAIGLYSATHQYTLTDYVGTFTAFFGISIPNFWFGIMLILVFAVDLGWLPSYYQTGRGVWTLANAKQLLLPVIVLSTGAIAGNMRYSRAEALEYVHADFVKTARAKGANDWRVLVRHIFRPAMVPLMTILVADILGLLFAGAYITEVVFQIPGLGLLSYKAIIQQDTALVMATTLVPVFIAIVGNLVQDIAYTVLDPRIDYGDR; this is translated from the coding sequence ATGAGCATGCACTGGTACGTCGCCCGTCGCGTCGCGTGGGCGGTGGTTGCGACGTACCTCATCTTGTCGATTACCTTCGGCCTCCTCGCCGTCGCACCGGGTGACGGCCAGACAGCCTTCGCGTTTCAGGCCGCCACCGAGGGCGGCGACGTGGACGAGGCGCGAGAGACGTTCGACGAGATAACCGGCCGCGACGAACCGTTACTGACCCGCTATACGAACTACATGGTGAACATGGCGACGTTCAACTGGGGGTGGTCGTTCACCCGCAACCAACCGGTGATAGACGCGATAGCCGCCGCGTATCCCTACTCGTTGATGTACGCCGTGCCCGCCACGCTCATCTCTATCGTCTTCGGGTACGCAATCGGCCTCTACTCAGCGACACACCAGTACACCCTGACCGACTACGTCGGGACGTTCACGGCGTTCTTCGGCATCAGCATCCCGAACTTCTGGTTCGGTATCATGCTCATCCTCGTGTTCGCCGTCGACTTGGGGTGGTTGCCCAGTTACTACCAGACGGGGAGAGGTGTCTGGACACTCGCGAACGCGAAGCAACTCCTCTTACCCGTCATCGTCCTCTCGACGGGTGCCATCGCCGGCAATATGCGGTACTCCCGCGCGGAAGCGCTGGAGTACGTCCACGCGGACTTCGTGAAGACGGCGCGGGCGAAGGGGGCGAACGACTGGCGCGTCCTCGTCCGGCACATCTTCAGACCGGCGATGGTGCCGTTGATGACCATCCTCGTCGCCGACATCCTCGGCTTGCTCTTCGCCGGTGCGTACATCACAGAGGTGGTCTTCCAGATTCCCGGTCTCGGGTTGTTGAGTTACAAAGCCATCATCCAGCAGGACACGGCGCTCGTCATGGCGACGACGCTCGTGCCGGTGTTCATCGCCATCGTCGGGAACCTCGTCCAGGACATCGCCTACACCGTGTTGGACCCGCGAATCGACTACGGTGACCGCTGA
- a CDS encoding Na+/H+ antiporter subunit E, with product MSRRWPLTGFLLAILWLFVRGVELTPIRLLEELIIGLGVGMGIAFFFRRFYADRTSFSWSARVAPFATLYILTFLWELLTANVDVARRTLAPSMPIDPAVVEVPLRVRTPLAVTTIANSITLTPGTLTMDYDDDTNTLYVHSIDGSDPAGILEPIRRWEDYALVIFDEELKPGDPAPQARVTTETDHAAAVTGGEQHG from the coding sequence ATGAGTCGCCGTTGGCCCCTGACTGGCTTCTTGCTGGCCATCTTGTGGCTCTTCGTCCGCGGCGTCGAACTGACGCCGATTCGACTCCTCGAAGAGCTCATCATCGGCCTCGGCGTCGGAATGGGAATCGCGTTCTTCTTCCGGCGCTTCTACGCCGACCGGACATCATTCTCCTGGAGCGCCCGCGTCGCCCCCTTCGCCACGCTCTACATCCTGACGTTCCTGTGGGAACTCCTCACGGCCAACGTTGACGTGGCACGCCGGACACTCGCGCCGTCGATGCCCATCGACCCGGCCGTGGTCGAAGTCCCACTCCGCGTGCGCACGCCGCTCGCTGTCACGACTATCGCGAACAGTATCACCCTCACTCCGGGGACGTTGACAATGGACTACGACGACGACACCAACACGCTGTACGTTCACAGCATCGACGGGAGCGACCCGGCGGGTATCCTCGAACCGATTCGCCGCTGGGAAGACTACGCGCTCGTCATCTTCGACGAAGAACTGAAACCCGGCGACCCGGCACCGCAAGCGCGGGTCACCACAGAGACCGACCACGCCGCCGCCGTCACGGGGGGTGAACAGCATGGCTGA